The following are encoded together in the Zingiber officinale cultivar Zhangliang chromosome 8A, Zo_v1.1, whole genome shotgun sequence genome:
- the LOC122010686 gene encoding agmatine hydroxycinnamoyltransferase 1-like: MEVRVESSRLVKPIDCHPPPSTDRVHIVPLNVFDKVTMNLHVAVIFLFRPPPALPSNAHLERGLAEALSSYREFAGRLVADGDGNPVIVLNDAGALFVEATADLPLPLEPSPAFRRFLPSTDGGDAGDAVAQVQLTRFACGSLAVGFSWHHRVADGHGAGNFLVAWGLACRGIPFPPPFRDRSAVAVRREPLEIRFDHRNTEYYFNADDDGYNSPVDDDVAMVKVHFTPEFVAYLRTESEAPTKFEAVVAQLWRAATRARELSEREITHLVISVDGRRRMNPPLSGEYFGNLVLWAVPRSAAGDLLRQPLRHAASIIREEIAKLDAGYFQSFVDFANSGVVEAEKLVPAAEREGSALWPGLDVASWLRLPFSEVDFGGGRPFQVTPAYVPVEGLVAILPGEDGGVDAYVNMFDRYADNFRRFCGRSD, from the coding sequence ATGGAGGTGAGAGTGGAGAGCTCAAGGCTCGTCAAACCAATCGACTGCCATCCACCTCCTTCGACTGATCGTGTCCATATCGTTCCCCTGAACGTCTTCGACAAGGTGACCATGAACCTCCACGTCGCCGTCATCTTCCTCTTCCGCCCGCCTCCTGCGCTGCCCTCCAACGCCCACTTGGAACGCGGCCTCGCGGAGGCCTTGTCTTCTTACAGGGAGTTCGCCGGGAGGCTCGTCGCGGACGGTGACGGCAACCCTGTCATCGTCCTCAACGACGCCGGCGCTCTCTTCGTCGAGGCAACGGCAGACTTGCCGCTCCCGCTCGAACCGTCCCCTGCTTTCCGGCGCTTCCTTCCGAGCACGGACGGCGGTGACGCTGGAGATGCTGTGGCGCAAGTCCAACTGACACGGTTCGCATGCGGCTCCTTGGCCGTCGGATTCTCGTGGCACCACCGCGTCGCCGACGGGCACGGCGCCGGTAATTTTTTAGTGGCGTGGGGGCTCGCTTGCAGGGGGATTCCGTTCCCGCCGCCGTTCCGCGACCGGTCCGCCGTCGCGGTTCGGCGAGAGCCGCTGGAAATTCGGTTCGATCACCGAAACACGGAATACTACTTCAACGCCGACGACGACGGTTACAATTCCCCTGTCGACGACGATGTCGCGATGGTCAAGGTTCACTTCACACCGGAATTCGTCGCCTATCTCAGAACAGAGTCCGAGGCGCCCACCAAATTCGAGGCCGTGGTGGCGCAGCTGTGGCGGGCGGCGACGAGGGCGCGCGAACTCAGTGAGCGCGAGATCACCCACTTAGTGATCTCAGTCGATGGCCGCAGGCGGATGAACCCTCCGCTCTCCGGCGAGTACTTCGGCAACCTGGTCCTCTGGGCCGTGCCCCGCTCCGCCGCCGGCGATCTCCTCCGCCAGCCGCTGCGCCACGCGGCATCAATAATCCGAGAAGAGATCGCCAAGCTCGATGCCGGGTACTTCCAGTCCTTCGTGGACTTTGCGAACTCAGGGGTAGTGGAGGCGGAGAAGTTGGTACCGGCGGCGGAGAGGGAAGGAAGCGCATTATGGCCGGGATTGGACGTGGCGAGCTGGCTGAGGCTGCCATTCTCCGAGGTGGACTTCGGCGGAGGGCGCCCGTTCCAGGTGACGCCGGCTTACGTTCCGGTGGAGGGGCTGGTGGCGATTTTGCCCGGGGAAGACGGCGGCGTCGATGCTTACGTCAACATGTTTGACCGATACGCCGACAATTTCCGTCGGTTTTGCGGCCGCTCGGACTGA
- the LOC122008466 gene encoding protein PTST homolog 2, chloroplastic-like → MSFILPSIPKPRFRPQFGPGIDSLSVSGPRRRRVRCGLIAKIAPLAVSVPAGICCGASVKIESFGLFEGSRTRVFGRRKKRKEAADAFEAGKRSANVEAEIYEFMQNSAKPTDFPTKLELVAAGRADLVEAVVAQGGWLAFGWDLDDNEVEFPIDEGVTVTVLPSKSEAAEDGRVYQERVSNGSDDCPSTPSSSGRTLETAEQEEGGGVEGILSRLKKERNLSLITSGKVVNGLDSYTKPIVDRDGTKLVARKLDIQSNAGNTRSKSSESQMVEANNTKFKVVNGTKGAFPDTWRNWSLQRAGFSLTDFEAAEIVPNDDGRLSEEHCLDVEASSNEFHKQAQNNMSYKGRDEVVVDKSKILARLQRLEEDLNSAAHILQARVNGATSQKHQENSLDELHSLSDVWEFQETEIMKARDKLRSIRAKLTVIDGKLSLEIREAQKIAEEKQSSITAAQMALSLLRTTCIVWPNSASEVLLVGSFDGWANQRRMERSNSGIFSLQLKLYPGRYEIKFIVDGVWKIDPLRPTAHNNGHENNLLMVD, encoded by the exons ATGTCTTTCATCCTCCCCTCTATCCCTAAACCCAGATTCCGGCCTCAATTTGGTCCCGGCATCGATTCTTTGTCGGTTTCCGGCCCGCGCAGGCGCCGAGTTCGTTGTGGTCTAATTGCCAAAATCGCACCTTTAGCAGTTTCCGTTCCGGCTGGAATTTGTTGCGGTGCGAGCGTCAAGATCGAGTCTTTTGGACTTTTCGAGGGCTCGAGGACGAGAGTTTTTGGtaggagaaagaagaggaaagagGCGGCGGATGCATTCGAGGCAGGTAAGAGGAGTGCGAACGTGGAAGCTGAGATTTACGAATTCATGCAAAACTCAGCGAAGCCGACAGATTTTCCTACCAAGCTGGAGCTCGTCGCGGCTGGGAGGGCAGATTTAGTGGAGGCTGTGGTAGCTCAGGGCGGATGGCTCGCTTTTGGCTGGGACCTCGATGACAATGAGGTGGAGTTTCCCATTGACGAGGGCGTTACTGTAACTGTTCTGCCAAGCAAAAGTGAAGCTGCAGAAGATGGTAGAGTCTACCAAGAGAGGGTTTCTAATGGCTCCGACGACTGCCCTTCCACACCATCTTCTTCAGGAAGAACATT gGAGACAGCGGAGCAGGAAGAGGGTGGTGGGGTTGAGGGAATATTGAGCAGGCTGAAAAAAGAAAGGAACTTGTCTTTGATAACAAGTGGGAAGGTAGTGAATGGTCTGGATTCATACACAAAACCTATAGTCGATCGAGACGGTACAA AATTAGTTGCTCGTAAACTTGATATTCAGAGTAATGCAGGAAATACTAGATCCAAGTCATCAGAATCTCAAATGGTCGAGGCAAATAATACGAAATTCAAAGTTGTCAATGGCACAAAAGGTGCATTTCCTGACACGTGGAGGAATTGGAGTCTTCAAAGAGCTGGCTTTTCTTTGACGGACTTTGAAG CTGCTGAGATTGTCCCCAATGACGATGGAAGGCTCTCAGAAGAGCACTGTTTAGATGTTGAAGCTTCTAGTAATGAGTTTCATAAACAAGCGCAGAACAACATGTCTTATAAAGGAAGAGATGAAGTGGTAGTGGACAAAAGTAAGATACTTGCACGTCTTCAGCGATTGGAGGAGGATCTTAACTCTGCTGCTCACATATTACAAGCTAGAGTCAATGGTGCTACTTCCCAAAAG CACCAAGAAAACTCATTAGATGAGCTGCATAGTCTTTCTGATGTTTGGGAATtccaagaaactgaaattatgaaAGCTCGAGATAAGTTGAGGTCTATTCGAGCAAAATTGACTGTTATAGATGGAAAACTGTCACTCGAGATCAG AGAAGCACAGAAAATAGCCGAAGAGAAACAAAGTAGTATTACTGCTGCTCAAATGGCTTTGTCACTCCTTCGTACAACCTGTATTGTCTGGCCTAATTCTGCTTCAGAGGTTTTACTTGTGGGATCTTTTGATGGATGGGCTAATCAG AGAAGGATGGAACGATCAAACTCAGGCATCTTCTCTTTGCAGCTAAAGTTGTACCCTGGAAGATATGAG ATCAAGTTCATTGTTGATGGTGTATGGAAAATTGATCCATTGCGCCCTACTGCGCACAACAATGGTCACGAGAATAATCTCCTCATGGTCGATTGA
- the LOC122011397 gene encoding recQ-mediated genome instability protein 2-like isoform X1 — protein MLVRPPPRHQPPPLSTESSSSVLGCRQGVLVSGSDEGRFLLDDGSGVVELLFSAESQPQQWKMGMYVMVVGPYVAAQSDGISTIKVHKIVDLSEQPDREAMWNLEVIEAHKLFYLTSPE, from the exons ATGCTCGTCCGTCCACCTCCTCGTCATCAGCCGCCTCCATTATCTACGGAATCCTCTTCCAGCGTGCTTGGTTGCAG GCAGGGCGTTCTAGTCTCGGGATCTGATGAGGGGCGCTTCCTCCTTGACGACGGCTCCGGGGTCGTCGAGCTCCTTTTCTCTGCCGAATCCCAGCCGCAGCAGTGGAAGATGG GGATGTATGTAATGGTTGTCGGGCCATACGTCGCAGCTCAATCCGACGGCATTTCCACCATCAAG GTTCACAAAATTGTTGACCTCTCTGAACAACCTGATCGAGAAGCAATGTGGAACTTGGAAGTCATTGAGGCACATAAATTGTTCTACCTTACATCACCTGAATGA
- the LOC122008465 gene encoding gamma-glutamyl peptidase 5-like — protein sequence MGGENGDAAVAPAAGEKEEGKEKGRRKFAVLLCADDSEYVRKAYGGYFKVFVGLLGEEGEAWQVYRAAHGELPTAAEADGYDGFVITGSCNDAHGDDPWIEGLVAFLRTLDAKKKKVLGVCFGHQILSRALGGTTGRAKKGWDIGVTCIHPSHTIIKSQASLHIPSHLPVIEFHRDEVWQLPPQAEVLAWSEKTGIEMFRYGNHIMGIQGHPEYDKGILLHLIDRLLQRNLIQTCHAEAAKASIGMRQPDREAWKRLCKGFLKGDLLW from the exons ATGGGAGGAGAGAATGGAGACGCGGCGGTGGCGCCTGCGGCCGGGGAGAAGGAGGAGGGGAAAGAAAAGGGGCGGAGGAAGTTCGCGGTGCTGCTGTGCGCCGACGACTCGGAGTACGTGCGGAAGGCCTACGGCGGGTACTTCAAGGTCTTCGTGGGGCTGCTGGGGGAGGAGGGCGAGGCGTGGCAAGTCTACCGCGCCGCCCACGGCGAGCTGCCGACGGCCGCCGAGGCCGACGGCTATGACGGGTTCGTGATCACCGGTAGCTGCAACGACGCCCACGGCGACGACCCCTGGATTGAGGGCCTCGTCGCCTTCCTCAGGACCCTCGacgccaagaagaagaaggtccTCGGCGTCTGCTTTGGCCACCAG ATCTTGAGCAGGGCTCTAGGGGGGACGACCGGCCGAGCCAAGAAAGGCTGGGACATCGGAGTCACCTGCATCCACCCCTCCCACACCATCATCAAGTCGCAGGCCTCGCTCCACATCCCCTCTCATCTCCCCGTAATCGAATTCCACCGCGACGAA GTATGGCAACTGCCTCCTCAAGCAGAGGTGCTGGCTTGGTCCGAGAAGACCGGCATCGAGATGTTCAGATACGGAAACCACATAATGGGCATCCAAGGCCACCCGGAGTACGACAAAGGCATCCTCCTCCACCTCATCGATCGACTCCTCCAACGCAACCTCATTCAG ACTTGCCATGCGGAAGCCGCAAAGGCGAGCATCGGCATGCGACAACCGGACCGGGAGGCTTGGAAGAGGCTATGCAAAGGCTTCCTGAAGGGGGATCTTTTATGGTAA
- the LOC122011397 gene encoding recQ-mediated genome instability protein 2-like isoform X2 translates to MDYNLAALKLFSGELKDARPSTSSSSAASIIYGILFQRAWLQGVLVSGSDEGRFLLDDGSGVVELLFSAESQPQQWKMGMYVMVVGPYVAAQSDGISTIKVHKIVDLSEQPDREAMWNLEVIEAHKLFYLTSPE, encoded by the exons ATGGATTACAACCTCGCGGCGCTGAAGCTCTTCTCCGGCGAACTGAAGGATGCTCGTCCGTCCACCTCCTCGTCATCAGCCGCCTCCATTATCTACGGAATCCTCTTCCAGCGTGCTTGGTTGCAG GGCGTTCTAGTCTCGGGATCTGATGAGGGGCGCTTCCTCCTTGACGACGGCTCCGGGGTCGTCGAGCTCCTTTTCTCTGCCGAATCCCAGCCGCAGCAGTGGAAGATGG GGATGTATGTAATGGTTGTCGGGCCATACGTCGCAGCTCAATCCGACGGCATTTCCACCATCAAG GTTCACAAAATTGTTGACCTCTCTGAACAACCTGATCGAGAAGCAATGTGGAACTTGGAAGTCATTGAGGCACATAAATTGTTCTACCTTACATCACCTGAATGA